One stretch of Muribaculum intestinale DNA includes these proteins:
- the kdsB gene encoding 3-deoxy-manno-octulosonate cytidylyltransferase — translation MTTFIGIIPARYASSRFPGKPLADICGMTMIERVYRQASKELDEVVVATDDERIADAVRAFGGNVVMTSDTHRSGTDRCCEAYHKSGSKADVVINIQGDEPFIDPCQIAALKQCFDSDSTDIATLVRPFDRNGSYEALSDPNRPKVVVGDDMSAVYFSRSVIPYLRNYPREEWPSRAQYYTHVGMYAYRAAVLDRITSLPQSTLEIAESLEQLRWLQAGYCIKVGLTECPTIGIDTPEDLCHAIEFCKSIEA, via the coding sequence ATGACTACATTTATAGGAATTATACCTGCGCGATATGCATCATCGCGTTTCCCCGGCAAACCATTGGCCGACATATGCGGCATGACCATGATAGAGCGTGTCTACCGCCAGGCCTCAAAGGAACTCGACGAAGTTGTAGTAGCTACCGACGACGAAAGAATCGCGGATGCCGTAAGAGCATTCGGCGGAAATGTGGTGATGACATCCGACACCCACAGAAGCGGTACCGACCGTTGCTGTGAGGCTTACCATAAATCCGGCTCAAAGGCCGATGTGGTTATAAACATCCAGGGCGACGAGCCGTTTATCGATCCGTGTCAGATTGCAGCGCTCAAGCAATGCTTTGACTCCGACAGCACAGACATTGCCACCCTCGTGCGTCCGTTCGACCGCAATGGCAGCTATGAGGCTCTTTCTGACCCTAATCGCCCCAAAGTCGTTGTGGGTGATGATATGTCGGCTGTATATTTCAGTCGGTCGGTGATACCGTATCTGCGCAATTATCCTCGCGAGGAGTGGCCGTCGCGTGCGCAGTATTATACCCATGTAGGTATGTATGCTTATCGTGCAGCTGTGCTCGACAGAATCACCTCCCTTCCGCAGAGTACACTTGAGATTGCCGAGTCGCTCGAGCAGTTGAGGTGGCTTCAGGCCGGCTATTGTATAAAGGTTGGCTTGACGGAGTGTCCGACTATCGGCATTGATACCCCTGAGGATTTATGCCATGCCATAGAGTTCTGTAAATCTATTGAAGCCTGA
- a CDS encoding M16 family metallopeptidase: MLDRITPPEVRPFGHLSLPPMKRIVLDNGIILNVYDHSFQDVSELMLLTPGGMVEAMGSPVASMLVPVMLDGSRMYPGSALSDVFDFNGAKISPSVSDHFTGVSIRMLNSHWEKLLPVYADMIFSPELDSHAVDTCRHRMAQSAAIAMQRVEYKAQKTVRELAYGADHPKAVMDTPQSVEAVSREDFLRWHDCIFSRNLSGAELFLSGRVTPPMIDGINRIFGSVAVDTDSDTSPHILPFDTVAPSFRFIESPGALQSAIRFAIPSIPRTHPDYIMLRCAVVALGGYFGSRLMSNIREDKGYTYGIQAGLLGSPEGTVMLVQTSADNAYAEAVVNEIRAEIERLYSGDFTDEEMERLRQYLMSTLAQHLDTAFSISACHVTERISFTGSEYFARQVDVISSMTPDALCNVARRHLPLDKEIVVIAGSKV, translated from the coding sequence ATGCTTGATCGTATCACACCGCCTGAGGTGCGGCCGTTCGGACATCTGTCGTTGCCGCCGATGAAACGCATCGTGCTTGACAACGGTATTATACTCAATGTTTACGACCATTCATTCCAGGATGTCAGCGAGCTTATGCTCCTTACTCCGGGAGGGATGGTGGAAGCGATGGGGTCGCCTGTCGCCTCAATGCTGGTGCCGGTGATGCTCGACGGATCCCGGATGTATCCCGGCAGTGCTCTTTCTGATGTCTTTGACTTTAACGGAGCGAAGATTTCACCTTCAGTGTCCGACCACTTTACCGGAGTGTCTATCAGGATGCTTAACTCACATTGGGAAAAACTCCTGCCGGTATATGCCGACATGATATTCTCTCCCGAATTGGACAGTCATGCGGTAGATACATGTCGCCATCGCATGGCGCAGAGCGCGGCGATTGCCATGCAGCGTGTGGAGTATAAGGCCCAAAAGACTGTGCGTGAGCTTGCTTACGGTGCTGATCATCCCAAGGCTGTCATGGATACGCCGCAGAGTGTCGAGGCTGTTTCAAGAGAGGATTTCCTAAGGTGGCATGACTGCATATTCTCCCGCAATCTTTCAGGAGCCGAGCTGTTTCTGTCTGGACGTGTCACTCCGCCGATGATTGATGGCATAAACCGGATATTCGGTTCGGTGGCTGTTGATACAGATAGCGATACATCCCCTCATATTCTGCCGTTTGACACAGTTGCACCATCTTTCAGGTTTATCGAAAGCCCGGGGGCATTGCAGAGTGCCATACGCTTTGCGATACCGTCGATACCGCGCACTCATCCCGATTATATCATGCTTCGTTGTGCCGTGGTTGCGCTTGGCGGATATTTCGGCAGCCGTCTTATGTCCAACATCCGTGAAGACAAAGGGTATACGTACGGTATTCAGGCCGGTCTTCTGGGGTCGCCTGAAGGCACGGTCATGCTTGTCCAGACTTCGGCCGACAATGCCTATGCCGAGGCTGTGGTCAATGAAATCAGGGCAGAGATAGAACGTCTTTATTCGGGCGATTTCACGGATGAGGAGATGGAGCGTCTCCGACAGTACCTGATGAGCACGCTCGCGCAGCATCTTGATACCGCATTCTCGATATCCGCATGTCATGTCACAGAGAGAATTTCCTTTACCGGATCCGAGTATTTTGCCAGACAGGTCGATGTCATTTCATCAATGACCCCTGATGCTCTTTGCAATGTGGCCCGCCGACATCTTCCGCTGGATAAGGAGATTGTTGTAATCGCCGGCAGTAAGGTTTAG
- a CDS encoding OmpP1/FadL family transporter, whose amino-acid sequence MKKSLFIAAAAAVPAIAMAQAGVDVAHLSELGMRGTARFMSMGGAFTALGGDLSTLGQNPAGIGIYRSSEVGITLDLNFQSFQASAPSMTDTHNQTRFNVNNFGYIGTMKLYSEATPTFSFGASYSRINSFDRVFKGNFNNLGGSSLSNYVAAFTNSLNPMGDGYSPYRDVDLIWGSNYNPYDNAPWMSVLAYNSLIINNGQENSNGQISFQGLMGDGTTGSANFDIREKGHVDEYNITFGGNIYNTLYWGIGFGITDVDYTQWSYYGERLSNAYLSVRTDEGPKDLYYKDVPGTASYGLTNYLHSSGSGFNVKFGLILKPINEFRIGIAVHTPTWYSMTDTYWGAIDYNMLPDNGLLAPNGEHYKNETDNVVANDSYDNFHDYHLRTHWRIMVGAAGVIGGKAIISADYEYRGANMQLSDVNNNEYVDVSDEIKTYYKGVNIFRVGAEYRVTPQLSLRAGYSYESSPVKQWVANDGENIQFAGTIPSYSFNKATQYITAGLGYRVGRFAIDLAYVNKHRESTWHAYSPIVAEGTIVMDSPQATVKSNYNQLVLSLGYKF is encoded by the coding sequence ATGAAAAAATCTTTATTTATAGCAGCCGCGGCCGCCGTTCCGGCGATTGCAATGGCACAGGCTGGTGTCGATGTGGCGCATCTGTCAGAACTTGGAATGCGTGGTACCGCCCGATTCATGTCGATGGGCGGTGCGTTTACAGCACTCGGTGGTGACCTGTCCACTCTTGGACAGAACCCTGCCGGTATCGGCATATATCGCAGCAGTGAGGTTGGAATAACTCTTGACTTGAATTTCCAGTCGTTTCAGGCCTCGGCTCCTTCGATGACCGATACGCACAACCAGACCCGGTTCAATGTAAACAACTTTGGATATATCGGTACGATGAAGCTCTACAGCGAGGCTACCCCGACATTTTCGTTTGGTGCGTCATACTCGCGTATCAATTCGTTTGACCGCGTGTTCAAGGGCAACTTCAATAACCTTGGCGGGTCTTCGCTCTCCAACTATGTGGCTGCATTTACCAACTCGCTCAATCCTATGGGCGACGGGTATAGCCCATATAGAGATGTCGACCTTATCTGGGGCAGTAATTACAATCCGTATGATAACGCTCCATGGATGTCAGTATTGGCATATAACAGTCTTATAATAAACAATGGCCAGGAGAACTCCAATGGACAGATATCATTTCAGGGTCTGATGGGCGACGGCACCACCGGTTCGGCTAATTTTGATATCCGCGAGAAAGGGCATGTCGACGAATATAATATTACTTTCGGTGGCAATATTTACAATACCCTTTACTGGGGTATTGGATTCGGCATTACTGATGTTGATTATACCCAGTGGTCGTACTATGGCGAGCGTCTGAGCAACGCATATCTGAGCGTACGTACAGATGAAGGTCCCAAAGATTTGTATTATAAGGATGTCCCGGGCACAGCCAGCTATGGCCTTACCAATTATCTCCATTCGTCCGGTTCAGGTTTTAATGTGAAATTTGGCCTGATACTGAAGCCAATCAACGAATTCCGTATTGGTATCGCGGTACATACTCCTACCTGGTACTCTATGACCGATACATACTGGGGCGCTATTGACTATAACATGCTTCCGGACAACGGGCTTCTTGCACCCAATGGAGAGCATTACAAAAATGAGACGGACAATGTAGTCGCCAATGATTCATATGATAACTTCCATGACTATCATCTGCGTACTCACTGGCGTATCATGGTTGGTGCTGCGGGCGTAATCGGTGGCAAGGCCATTATTAGTGCCGATTATGAATATCGTGGTGCGAATATGCAGCTTTCCGATGTCAATAATAATGAGTATGTCGACGTCTCCGATGAGATTAAGACATATTACAAGGGCGTGAATATATTCCGCGTCGGCGCCGAGTATCGCGTGACTCCTCAGCTCAGCCTCCGTGCCGGCTACAGCTATGAGTCCTCGCCTGTGAAGCAGTGGGTCGCCAATGATGGTGAGAACATACAGTTTGCAGGCACAATACCTTCTTATTCATTCAACAAGGCTACACAATATATTACGGCCGGTCTTGGCTATCGTGTAGGACGTTTTGCGATAGACCTCGCTTATGTCAACAAACACCGTGAGTCGACATGGCATGCTTATTCTCCAATAGTTGCCGAAGGCACTATTGTAATGGATTCTCCTCAAGCTACAGTGAAGTCTAACTACAATCAGCTTGTGCTCTCTCTCGGATATAAGTTCTGA
- a CDS encoding lysylphosphatidylglycerol synthase transmembrane domain-containing protein has protein sequence MSDEKNNNKQYPNSVTNTSRSPHISMWKVLIPVVIGLTVVVWLFRREFSVKVWDSIHFDVHVIVCILLAWLCMAGRDFGLTWRFRSLTDRELTWWQAIKVNFMCEFTSAVTPSAVGGSSLGMIFLHHEGIALGRATTLMMTTLFLDELFFVVSCPIIVAIVPYDELFGFSHTKFEIGLRWVFWIVYAVLFAWTLILFLGIILKPEGVRKALIWLFGWKLLRRWQPAVISLGDSMVATAKSLRTRSWKWWGEVFGATALTWTSRYLVVNALFLGFVPAANQLVVFARQFVVWVVLMVSPTPGGSGVSEWLFTEYYGDMLGNASVALIIALFWRIITYYVYLIVGVFLAPSMLSGRTARPVVADLEIAIDSTTADSDIKNKQDDRTAAEK, from the coding sequence GGCCTTACTGTGGTTGTATGGCTTTTCCGTAGGGAATTCAGTGTAAAGGTATGGGACTCAATTCACTTTGATGTTCATGTGATAGTGTGTATCCTGTTGGCGTGGCTCTGTATGGCTGGGCGCGACTTTGGGCTTACATGGAGATTCCGCTCCCTTACTGACCGTGAGCTTACATGGTGGCAGGCCATCAAGGTCAATTTCATGTGTGAGTTTACGTCTGCGGTCACTCCTTCTGCCGTGGGAGGCTCATCGTTGGGGATGATATTTCTGCATCATGAAGGGATTGCCCTCGGGCGTGCCACTACACTGATGATGACAACCTTGTTTCTCGACGAGCTTTTCTTTGTCGTGTCATGCCCGATAATTGTCGCTATCGTACCCTACGACGAACTGTTTGGATTCAGTCACACTAAATTTGAGATTGGCCTGCGTTGGGTTTTCTGGATTGTATATGCAGTGCTCTTTGCGTGGACGCTGATACTGTTTCTTGGCATCATCCTGAAGCCGGAGGGTGTCAGAAAGGCATTGATATGGCTCTTCGGATGGAAGTTGTTGCGTCGGTGGCAACCGGCTGTCATATCATTGGGCGACAGTATGGTGGCTACTGCTAAGTCATTGCGCACCCGATCTTGGAAATGGTGGGGTGAGGTGTTCGGCGCCACTGCTCTCACATGGACATCACGCTACCTTGTGGTCAATGCCCTTTTTCTCGGATTTGTCCCTGCCGCCAATCAGCTGGTCGTATTTGCCCGGCAGTTTGTTGTGTGGGTAGTGCTCATGGTGAGTCCTACCCCCGGAGGCAGTGGAGTCAGCGAATGGCTTTTTACCGAGTATTACGGAGATATGCTCGGCAATGCCTCTGTCGCGCTAATCATCGCTCTCTTCTGGCGTATAATCACATATTATGTGTATCTGATTGTAGGCGTGTTTCTTGCACCCTCTATGTTAAGCGGTCGTACTGCCCGGCCGGTCGTTGCCGACCTGGAGATTGCGATAGATTCCACCACTGCGGATTCTGATATTAAAAATAAACAAGACGACCGTACTGCGGCCGAAAAATGA